The genome window agattTGAACTAAGGATATTAACAAAACGAGGGTAAGTGTCCCTTTCCTAGCTGGTGCAGCTTCCATATTTAAATGACACTTGGTTTGACCAGCAGGGATGATGAGTAGAAGAGGCCAGAGACATTTGTTGAGAAAATATTGAAATGAAGAAGGGAAAAAACGATTATCCGTAGAAACAGACTTGGCTAGGTGCGGATAATGTTTATCGAGAGTGATGGCATGAAAGTCATGAGTCTCACATGTCTATCTTTTAGCATCTCATGATCTTATGAGTGCTGCTAAGTATTACCCTTGAAGCTCGCCAAGGGTCATTCTAACAACTGCCTCTCTCTTTCCTCTCTCTCATGACTCCATAGACTCAACACTTTCCTCCCAAGCTCTCGATTGTCAATCACATATTCACATGAATAAATAGAGAGGTACATCTTCCAGCTCAGCTGTCCCCAAACTCATCTCAACTCTCAAGGCTCCATAATTTCAGGTACAGAAATGAATCTTGTTTCAAAGTTTTCTCTAATGActggtaaataaataaataatttacatatatacgGGAGTCACATTATTATTTGTGCGGatgaaatcaataaaatattgttagaaaaagaatttaaaataattttgaacgCTTAACATTTTCAACGAGTAAAAATTTCCCATCAATCGCATTCTTAaaaatttactccctccgtctcataaGGTGGTTAACATTCACTATTTGCATGTATTTTgagattcatataaaatatacttcttTTGTCCCGcacatttcttttctttatgtTACTGTTTGTCCTgctcatttcttttctttatgtCTTATAAGGttgcatatattattttgagattTAGTGTTTGCATGTATTTTCAAACTCCACTGTTCACGTAATGCGGAGAGGGAGAATCATAACATTCTGATTAGTAATTACGATTTGATTACTGCTAATAATCTCCATTACCACGTAGCGATATCTGCAACCACGTGTCTCTACTCATCTCTCACTCTCCAACACGTGAACAAATAATGTGTCTCCACGTCAATCCAGACAGAATAAACCATTGGGTACTCAACGGATATGCCATGCCCCACGCActgaaaatcaatttaaaatacacATCCACTGAAACATGATAAGTATAACTACAATTATTAAAGCCAATTGTATCCCTACATTCATTTCCCCCAGCTATATATATTTCTCTGCCATCTGCTCTCACCTTATAAAACTACCCCCACCCTCACCCCCTTGCCATTCACATGTTCACATTCACAAACCGGTGATAGTTAGACTGCAGTGACGGAACCAGATTCGAAAGTTAAAATAATGGCGAACATTGGTAGGAGAAAAAAGGTGACCGATCCGCTAGATGATAAAGTAAAAGCGAGAATCTGCGGTTCAGGCCGGTTCTACAATCCGTTTTATATCAGCAGCGGGAGTGAGCACAGTTCTCAACACGGCGATGTCGAGGAAGATGATGCACCTTGCTTATCGAACCTCCTTTGCGGATTTCTCGACGAGCACGACGTCAAACAAGATCAGTCGTCGACAGAAAGCGACTCCGATTCGGAAGATGAGTGTGATTATCAGATTTACGATGAAAATTTCGAGATTTTGAGCAAGGCGATTTTTAACGAAGGTACGGATAAATATCGAAATGTTTTGCTAGGTCAAGTTTCGAAAGCTGCGGAAATATTTTGGTTCGTAAAATCCGATGCGTCGCTTCTGAGACGTAACGTGATGGCGTTTTTGCGAAGCGTTGGATACAATGCGGGGATTTGCAAGACTAAATGGGAGAAGTGCGGTGGATTAACCGCAGGGACCTACGAATTCATCGATGTTCTCCGATCCGAAGACGATAAAATTATTCggtattttgttgattttaatttcgcTAGCGAATTTAAAATCGCGAGACAAACGAGTCAGTACGAGCGACTACTAAGCGCGCTACCTAATGTTTTTATCGGAAAGAACGATAATTTAAAGCAGATCGTGCGAGTAATGAGCGACGGAGCTAGACGTTCATTAAAAAGCCAGGGTTTGCATCTCCCTCCGTGGCGAAAAAATCGGTTCATGCAGTGCAAATGGTTCGGCAAGTACAAGAGGACCTCGAATTTAATTCCGGCGAATACGTCGAATACGTATTCGCCGGTGAAAGAAAGTGCGGTGAAATGTCGGGCAGTTGGATTTGCTCCGTTCATGGCTGCGACAACTCGTACACGATAGGTTGtcgtaaaattattaaattaatgtgGAGTTTATAAAATAGGTTATCTTGCTGTGTTGATCGACTTTTCCATATTTGGTATGGATTGATGATTTTAATATACGAGAAAATTTGTTAAAGTACGCAGCAAATCAACAGTGTGTGTGGAAGCACAAGAGTTCAGATTCACGTGGGTACAGTCTTACAAGAGTACAACTTAGGGCAGCTGCGCGGCGTTCgacaaaaatgaaattttactgtaatttttcaaaattcaaaatcttacaaattaatattttgtatgtttttaataaattaggGTGAGGTGAATAGGAAATTGTGCTCTTACTCGTAATTTTCTGTCAtgtttattttatcttataaaaataatattttatattctaaaaaaGATTATAAAGAATTTGAATCTCTTAACTTTTGTAGAAagttaaaaatacataaatatatatatacattttaaaatacgtaAAAAATCAATTATGTCAAAAGTTTGTTACAAAAATGTGTattgtttgattaattttataaatttttggtaTAACTCCGAGAAATTCAGTtttaaaatgttatttttaatattgttacttaaaaaattaagagtatttaaatctttttaaaatattttatcaaatttattcatattttctatttaaactTGTGTAACTAAAATAGATAGAATAAATTGTACGAATATAATGTTCATTCTTCGGAAATATAGTCGCAAATCATAAATATTCTTCGGAATAGCAATGTTACGTACGTGTCttaaattatgttttcaaattttttttaccaaACATGAAtaggttttttattttaattttcagcacgcatttttataatttcataatattttttcaacaaACAATTGCTGAATAAAagttgacgtttaaacttttcttcagaaaaataaaattataaaaaaatattttgaaattatattttataggagtctcAATATATGTGACGGGGAGTAACTAATTTAATCTAAAAAGGTAGCGGATATCTATTATTAATATGACTTGCATCAATTATAAACTATATTTgagaaaatcttttaaaatagctaacattttctttattacttattatttttactgAAAACTGAAAAGTGAAAACTGATCCTTGGATGGGTGGACAAaggtttaattttaaatttgtttccaGATATATCTAGGGAGATGGGAAAAACAAAAGGTAATGAGAATTATAAGGAAGAGAAAGtggataatataaaataatggatGAAGATAAGGGCAAAAGCTGGTTTTGTCCCTTTGAAGTGCCCAAGTTAATGACTGATAGGGATTGTAATTTGGGTACTGGAGGGGTCACTTTTGGTGGGGTGCCCTTGAAGGCTTCATAGTTGCGGAATATTCTGTGATGCTTTTGGTATTTTCTCAAATAAATCAATCTCTTTCGTTATCGATTCGGTATATCTTGCAAATAATTCTTTATCGGTCTACTTGTTCGCAGTTGGGATAGTCAAATCAGCGTAAAACATGTTTAAAGTAGCATCGGAATTAggttttcttttctctctcATTTTGAGAGTCGACGGTTGAGCTATCACTTCTCCGCATtccagattttcattttctCTTGAATATCTTGTTATCAAGAttgttagtgtgtgctcatTTTTGAGATGTCCGTGTGTGCCTATCTTTTGAGATACATCAGTTTgtcatattttgatattattatgtgTCTTTATATGTCTTTCGattattattctaaaaaagATTTATACGATAATTTGGGGATCTGCAAGACTCGCATCGATTTTGGAACGATGGTGGATACCGAAAGAGCTCACATTCATTCTTTATTTCTCAATTAGATTGTAGTTGACTGTTCAGGTTGTTCCAGCTGAGTTTGGGCTTGGTATTAGTGAAAtcatttgtttgtcaaaaaaattagtATCGGAATTAGCTCGTTGATTTTCTTGTGCtgcttttatatatgttttgttattagaCGTTGTTTAAACTTGGGGGAATTTGATAATTCAGgggaaaaaattgaataatgAGATTGTGTTGCTTTGTTGAGCTGTAATTTCCTATGGTTTAGGACttgtttaaaattgttttcgtatctgttactccctccgtccctttttatctgtccattttgggaaaaaaaacacataccaaggaatacttgattgtataaactttttcattaaatacctctaattaatatcttgaaaatggtggaatacccctactttatgtcttgaaaacatgaattcaaccaagttttaaataagtcaagccttgaaaattgaaattatggagatatatttgaaaaactatcattaaattagttttgaaagtataaatggacagataaatagggacaaattcttACTTctaaagtggacagataaatagggacggagggagtatcttatTTCGATATTGAACTTTTCGATGATTAAAaagattactccctccgtccccttttataTGTTctcatttgacttttgaccagtcaaattgaccaaattttgactaaacattacaaattatctcttcattattttcgaaatctgaaagttgcatattaaaataaactaaatatactttctaatgctataatttttattattttttgaattatatgatatatgtaaaatttcaatcaaaatataatcaatttgactggtcaaaagtcaaactgGAACATGTAAAAAAGAACGGAAAGAGTACTATATAAGTAATGAGATTTTTCTACATCCTGGAAAACGCACAAAATTTTGTTTCTCGAGATTgagaaaatttcattaaaacaaGATTAGATATAGAAGAAGCAATTGCCGTTTTAGTACAATAAAAGTATTaaatcaaatatagaatctAATTCACTTGAAgttgtaaaatatcaaaaatattattcttaaaaCTGTGATTTATAGTAAATTAATGTTTTATGATTATGCTTTTTTCTGGATCCAAAGTATATttcattttgttaattattatattttttataattcttataAGATAAAAAGGTTATAGTTGAAGACATTCTTTCTTCTCGTACTCAACAATTACGTGTTGCCATGTAGATTTTTTAGTTGTTGGATGAATATTGAGTGATCAGAATTTTAACTTTGTCGTTAGATGTGTAACATGATTATTTGTCCattcatcaattttttttgattagaTGATCGTAAGAACTATTTTATCCGCATAATTTATACCGCTTTTAAATTCTGAATGTGCACCCATTCAGCGGTTAAAAagcataaaatattataaaaaaatataatttggacTGTCATCTCTCTTAATATCGGCCCAATGAATTTTAATCTACTGAATATGTTTTCTGTGCCATTGGGCCAGAACAATACTATATTCGGCTTGTAAAATGCTGTAATAGGGTCATAGATTTGCAGTCCTGGGCCCAATAGTTTTCGTAATAGCATAATACGAATAATtatgcaaaaaaaattattttttattttttttatttttgtcataagaCTTTTGAATTGTACCGAAATATAATACCGAAAGAATCGGAAGAACTTCTTTCATACATGGAAAACTTTCATATTTAACCAGAGAGCATGTCGAAATGTCTCATtagaaattagataaaaatttataatgtcTGAAAAAAACTctctaaagaaaaacaaaatccgCGGAactaagaagaaaggagaactttcattcaaaaaagtcgATTTACCAAAAATCGTGCAGAGATGGTATCGAaagtttaattaataaaactttaataactGAGAAGAAAACCCAAATGAATCCGTCATtggtatattattttatataatgattTCTATAAACTTGCACTGTATTTTTCAGTATTTGCATAAAAAACCCAACAATATCGAAAAATTAGAATATAAACAAATGTCAAAGACAACAATATAAATTAGTGTTAATTATTTTCACATATTCGGTGACACCTCTTCAGTGTTTTGAAAAACACATTAAGCGGCGGAAATAGGATAAAAACGTTTCGATTAGAGTTAAATTTGGTTAAAAACGTTTTTGGGATTAAGCGGGTCAAAACCCGCTTAAGCGCATAAGACTTCTCGCTCGCAAAAGAAGCAGCGCCGAAAACATAAAGTGTATATTACAATGTTTTTACACCTGctgagagaaaaaaaaaaaaagaaaacaagcaAGCATGAGTACATCTGGACTTTGTGAACAAAGATGTTGCcggtaaattttattataatatatgaatatattttttatgaaaaatcaatatattatataaatatatatatctatatataattcGATTAATAATCCGCTTTTAAAAACCGCTTAAACGCTTAAGCGTCAGAAGTTCATTTCACCGCCTAGGTTCGATTTGTGCTTTTCACAACAATGCACCTTTTTGTCTCGGCTACAAAATAACCAtaattttttactttattttcgAAATTTAACATTCATtagcatttttattttttgacagtGACATTCCTTGAATTGAATCGCAGCTGGATGAATAAATTATAGTACAGAGTTTTTGGAATCAATGATTGGCGGTGGGTAAAGATGGCCATGAGGAGAATAACAAGTGTGATTTGTCCGTGTTGCAAAAAGACAAGAGAGAacgtaaattatatattatccaCATGATTTTTAAGGTGTCGTTGTTTTGTAGGTCTCTGTTTTTTTATGGATACCTTCTCCTGTTTCTGGTGTAAAATATTTCTAGCAGAAATGGACTGGTGTCCAATaacatcttcattttaagtgaAATCACAGATGTAGATTAATTATTCATCGACACAAATTTggtttgaaataaaatattgacAATATAAGTGAAGTTTTGGCCCTATCTGGCACGGTTAGCAGATTTAATCCGTTATTATAATTAGCCGATTGAATTGACATTTCTATATGAAACTGTTTGTTCAATAATTGTTGAATTagttttttaattcttttttgacaaatatgacttataagtatctgttctacgaaactctCGTGGTGAGCCAGGGGACCTGGGATGACGGAAGATAACCTCTTAACCTCTGTTCTACAAATAAGCGGTTTTTTCTTCGCAAACTACAAATGACATTATCCATCGCGTtaatttatctatttttaaaGTTTAGGAGACCTGCTTTGTTAACAATTTTTAAGCCAAAAACAGTTCTGCGAGATAAatgtttcaaataattttacttCAGTAAAAAATAAATGCCGGTGGCGGTGACTATATATTCGTTAGAGTGAGCGAATATCCAGTCGAAAAACGAGAGCTGAAGACGTATATAGTTAACACTTGACAGCTACTCCATTGTGagattaagaggggtgtattggattgggattttaaagcatttttttgcattcatgaaatacGAGgttattcgattgggattgtttgaaatccattaaaatcttgaggtattcaattgggattttaaactatgctacaaaatctagtggtattcaattgggattttaaattatgctttaaaatccgatggtattcaattgggattgtttaaaatccatttaaatctgatggtattcaaatgctgatggattttatttcatttcataaaatgatggattttgtggcatttttcagtgtattttaagttttttgaaatcccaccaaattcaatgggattttgaagcattgtacctaaatcctatcaactctgcgacatttcatcaagaatccgcaaaaaatcaaaattccatacaatccattaaaatccatggactaaaaacaatgcattaaaatcccaatcgaatatacCCATGTAAGACCTAGTCAAGACTAAAGAATGTCCATGTTCTACCAAATAAAATGGTGTTTACAAATCTGGCCTACCAATCACTAATTTTCAATACATGACATTTAATTTATCAGCTACATCATGAGATGTTGGGAATCATGGACAGCTAGTTATAATTAGATCTCGGATATATCTTCTCTGTACTTAACTTTCTTCCCCATTTCCAAGTCAAACCAGTCAATTTGCTCCTTTGAAAGAGGCAATCAAACCAACAATTCACtgctataaaaatataaaccaatTTCATGTGGTGTGCCATTAGCGCACACTagtcagagcatctccaaatgTCTAAATCCCTTgactaaaaggtgagttggcttacttaaaataaaaaaatttagccaacagctccaaaaactcaactccaaccatgctcacctgttgtctataaatttagccaaccccctatggatggctaaatttgtcgaacctctacaggtctgtaagaaaatctgtaggaagattgtacatcatttattaccatattgaactgatatattctattttaacaatttaaaatattaataacatactatttttaaattatagccaaccaatatagccaataccattgaagcaaaatgtcttacaagttcagcaaattttacataatgttttacaggtccaatttagctaacgattatagccaacgccgttggagatgctctcactAATTCCCACAAAAATACTAAATCTTAATAGCTCTTGCATTCACACCAATTTCAccgataaaaaataattattttttataaaaattggtgTTTGTTGTGTGCTTTTGAGCACAcattataatgataataatcAGCAGGGGAGATATATCAGATAAGACCGACTGAATAGGGAGAAACAAATTGGCAGGTGATATTTGAGTGATTAGGTTTATacacattttttatttatattgtcaTCCAATATTTTTGTGCTTATTAATCAACTTggattcttttattatttataaagagaAATGAATCTCAAACTGTGAGTACGTGACGGCATCACAGTATTATTAGTGCCTCCTGTTTATACGTTTTAAtaaacgaattttctatggtgtgcctatgggcacacaatagtcaatAACTCTCATGAAGatatgattttgattggtggatagaTAATAAATGTTATTGACCCCATGCATTTATATCAAGTCCACCAACCAAATGAAGCCATTTTCATAAGAGTTGATGCTTATTGTATGCCCTTAggcattagaaagaccgtttaATAAATTGCATATGGAGGATTGAGCCGATTTGTGTGGTATTCCCTGAATTTAACAACTTCACGGGTATTATGTCGATTCTCTTTCTCAAATTTAATGACAACCATATATTCCCtcttttatgattattttttccgcatacaaatatttcaatcatataatgtatctatatataaaacgaaattctaatattataattttaacataCAATCATTATTGCAGGAACTAAAAAAAAATCCAGACTAATCGACTGACTTCACGATTCAGGATTCATTGAGATTTGTTTTATAATTCAGGAAATTTTAATTAAGTGTAACCGAGAAATTAGcttaatattttttagatattaatataaattaatcagaatttcttaaaaagtcgacgatttttagaataaattGATTATTATGACAAACATGAATTTAATCGATCAATAGATCATAAAATTCTTAAATGAACGTTCAAGACTAGTCATGATCGTTTTAATAATCGATAAAACTCATATTTTAACTATCACTAAAGAATAATCATGatcaataaaattcatatttcctTTAATACATGAAAAGCACAAGTTACTATTAGATCCTGTTACTATTCTAGCCTAAATttgtcatatattttaaaatggaaAGCATCTCCCACCATAGAAATCCTGAAACCTTAGttggcatataaaatataaaaatgataacTAACGCTTTCGAAAAAACGACACTTCAACTATAGACACttcttgtctataattataaccAACTTTCTATGGATGaatatatttgtcgatccattGCAGTTCTGTAAAAAATCTGTAAGAATATCACACATCACTTGTTATCATATTAAAGTAAtagattctatttataacaatctaaaatattattaacatactacttttaaattatagtcaaccaatataaTCAATCCTATCGAATAAAAAAGTTTTACTGCttctgaaaattttacataatatcctGTAGATCCAATTTAATCAATCATTATAATCAACCAAGTATGTTCCTATAAGGATTTAACGAGAATTCAGCCGGCTACTTGACAATCATGCAAAATATTTTACTTCTCATCCGATCAATATGAAGATCCTAAGCttcaaaaatgtatatatgataATTGTGAAAAATATATCGAACTCTTAGAAAAATACTTACAATCTGACGATAGCAATTATAAATTCTTTTACCACAAAAGCCTCAATAGAAGTAGAATACACGTAAGATATTTATTTTATGGCTCACCTTTACCAAACAAGAAGAAACTAACAAAACGATGCATCAGAGAAGttgttttattttactttttgaaTGGGCACAATTAGTTATTTGAATAATGAAAAACTTGTTAAATATATACACTTGTTAAAATAGAAAACTGTCAGTGACTGATTATGATTTTTAAACCAACCTCATTAATTAATCATGATTTCTTATCTAAATATGGTCCTAACTACAGTCTACAGTTAATTTGCTAAAATTAGTTGATATCCAAAAGAAGAAGACAAATAAACACGAGGAAAGTGATTGAGCAATATCCTCTTCAAATGTAAGAACAATTCAACAGTTATGTGAACGTAAACATCGATCTTGAAACTTTGAATAGGGTTTACCGATGTTTAGTAATTTTGATAGTTGAAAATCCTAGCATTATTGGATATTATGCACTAAATAATCAAGATATttgtataaaggagaagcgagggcgGGTAGGTGGCGCTTCTCAGAtatctctattttatttttctaattttctgaaatttttgaatgaaaaatatcaaaaataaaaattactttttttaattttggatatatttgaagcaactttcagaactaccttttttaaaatatcaaaaataaaatctatcTACTTTTtcagtattaagattattggaagaaaatttcaaattataattttaatttaaaaaatatcgaaaataaaaattatctttttagtttcggatatattggaaaaaaaattcaaaactatcttttttaatatatcaaaaataaaaactacctaccttaattaatatcaaatcagaatttaaaACTTCTTTTTAATTATCTTAATACCGAAAAAGGCTTAATTTCTTCCAAGACGAtgatcatatttttgaaaaatgtgtatataaaaaacagaaaatttatatgatatgtcGGTCTTCTCGAAAATCAACCCCTATAAATTGAAGTCAtgtatcataaaatttaacataaacaaattttttttgccTATTTATTTTCTCATTTAATGCAAT of Daucus carota subsp. sativus chromosome 3, DH1 v3.0, whole genome shotgun sequence contains these proteins:
- the LOC108211605 gene encoding uncharacterized protein LOC108211605; the encoded protein is MANIGRRKKVTDPLDDKVKARICGSGRFYNPFYISSGSEHSSQHGDVEEDDAPCLSNLLCGFLDEHDVKQDQSSTESDSDSEDECDYQIYDENFEILSKAIFNEGTDKYRNVLLGQVSKAAEIFWFVKSDASLLRRNVMAFLRSVGYNAGICKTKWEKCGGLTAGTYEFIDVLRSEDDKIIRYFVDFNFASEFKIARQTSQYERLLSALPNVFIGKNDNLKQIVRVMSDGARRSLKSQGLHLPPWRKNRFMQCKWFGKYKRTSNLIPANTSNTYSPVKESAVKCRAVGFAPFMAATTRTR